One Microbacterium marinum genomic window carries:
- a CDS encoding heavy metal transporter, with the protein MTAGPDEAAGAPERVRVTAGTSRPGAPTRGIALPGAPVDDVDAVYARGLQRSQLRLALGILLGFLTVMLAMVSLITLVPELDDIVILGVPVSWLLHAFGLYPVIAGFALLYLHGAARNERRYRALREQE; encoded by the coding sequence GTGACCGCGGGGCCGGACGAGGCGGCGGGCGCCCCCGAACGGGTGCGGGTCACGGCGGGCACCTCACGCCCGGGTGCACCGACGCGGGGGATCGCGCTGCCCGGGGCACCGGTCGACGACGTCGACGCCGTGTACGCGCGGGGCCTGCAGAGATCGCAGCTGCGGTTGGCGCTCGGCATCCTGCTCGGATTCCTCACCGTCATGCTCGCGATGGTCTCGCTCATCACCCTCGTTCCCGAGCTCGATGACATCGTGATCCTCGGGGTCCCGGTGTCGTGGCTGCTGCACGCGTTCGGGCTGTACCCGGTCATCGCCGGCTTCGCGCTCCTCTATCTGCACGGCGCAGCCCGCAACGAGCGCCGCTACCGGGCGTTGCGGGAGCAGGAGTGA
- a CDS encoding YbdD/YjiX family protein, which yields MCARGWALVVQAGRGVRWYMTNLMGDSAYGTYVAHHRRVHPNEEPMTERQFWRQKMDDQDRNPGARCC from the coding sequence TTGTGCGCGCGGGGGTGGGCACTCGTGGTCCAGGCGGGCCGCGGTGTCCGCTGGTACATGACGAACCTCATGGGCGACAGCGCCTATGGCACCTACGTCGCCCACCACCGGCGTGTGCACCCGAACGAAGAGCCGATGACCGAACGACAGTTCTGGCGCCAGAAGATGGACGACCAGGATCGCAACCCCGGAGCCCGCTGCTGCTGA
- a CDS encoding sodium:solute symporter family transporter has translation MNNVLLDLVAVAFVIVATALIGIYGLRVSRTTSDFFVASRTVRPLWNASAISGEYLSAGTFLGLSGLVLLGGSEGFWFPIGYAAGYLLVLLFIAAPLRRSGAYTIPDFIEARLESRRARRITSAACLLIGWLYIVPQLHGAGITLQVVADIPPWVGAVLVAVLVAAAAAAGGMRAITYVQAFQYWLKLTALLVPAILIVFAVNGGAQEIDPAVVFPAEAGPSAIDAYSSGSLLLALLLGTMGLPHVLVRFYTSPTGGSARRTTVLVIVMVSAFYAVSSVIGLLARVVAPDLASPGVADTVALVLPARVFPGLVGEVLTALVVAGAFAAFLATSAGLTVSLAGVISQDVFSGSVRSFRVSALVCAAVPLGIALLTVPAGLVASVGLVFLFAASSLSPVLLLAVWWRRLTARGAVTGMVTGAVSCGLALLVHAAVGGVGAAAPLLEQPAAWTIPLATAVTVLVSLTDRSGPPTRTGPYLARLHTPERG, from the coding sequence GTGAATAACGTTCTCCTCGACCTCGTCGCCGTCGCCTTCGTCATCGTCGCGACCGCCCTCATCGGGATCTACGGGCTGAGGGTCTCGCGCACCACGAGCGACTTCTTCGTGGCATCCCGCACCGTCCGTCCGCTGTGGAACGCCTCCGCCATCAGCGGCGAGTACCTCTCGGCCGGAACGTTCCTCGGGCTGTCGGGGCTCGTGCTGCTGGGCGGGTCGGAGGGGTTCTGGTTTCCGATCGGGTACGCCGCCGGCTACCTCCTCGTGCTCCTGTTCATCGCCGCGCCGTTGCGGCGGAGCGGGGCGTACACGATCCCCGACTTCATCGAGGCGCGGCTCGAATCCCGTCGAGCGCGGCGCATCACGAGCGCGGCGTGCCTGCTCATCGGGTGGCTGTACATCGTGCCGCAGCTGCACGGTGCGGGCATCACGCTGCAGGTGGTCGCCGACATCCCGCCGTGGGTGGGGGCCGTGCTCGTGGCGGTGCTGGTCGCCGCCGCGGCTGCGGCGGGAGGCATGCGCGCGATCACGTATGTGCAGGCGTTCCAGTACTGGCTGAAGCTCACCGCGCTGCTGGTGCCCGCCATCCTCATCGTGTTCGCCGTGAACGGCGGCGCGCAGGAGATCGACCCGGCGGTCGTGTTCCCCGCCGAGGCCGGGCCGTCTGCGATCGACGCCTATTCGTCGGGATCGCTGCTGCTGGCCCTGCTGCTCGGCACGATGGGGCTGCCGCACGTGCTCGTGCGGTTCTACACGAGCCCGACCGGGGGCTCGGCGCGGCGGACGACCGTTCTCGTCATCGTCATGGTGAGCGCCTTCTACGCCGTCTCGAGCGTGATCGGACTGCTCGCCCGCGTGGTGGCGCCCGACCTCGCCTCCCCGGGTGTCGCCGACACCGTCGCCCTCGTCCTGCCCGCGCGCGTCTTCCCCGGACTCGTCGGCGAGGTCCTCACCGCGCTCGTCGTCGCCGGCGCGTTCGCCGCGTTCCTCGCGACGTCGGCCGGCCTGACGGTGTCGCTGGCGGGGGTCATCAGCCAGGACGTCTTCTCCGGATCAGTGCGCTCGTTCCGGGTGTCGGCGCTCGTGTGTGCGGCGGTGCCCCTCGGGATCGCGCTCCTGACCGTGCCGGCCGGGCTCGTGGCATCCGTCGGCCTGGTCTTCCTCTTCGCCGCGTCGAGCCTGTCGCCCGTGCTCCTGCTCGCGGTGTGGTGGCGGCGACTCACCGCCCGCGGAGCGGTGACCGGCATGGTCACCGGCGCGGTCTCGTGCGGACTCGCCCTGCTCGTGCACGCTGCCGTCGGCGGCGTCGGCGCCGCCGCACCCCTGCTCGAGCAGCCCGCGGCCTGGACGATCCCGCTCGCCACGGCCGTCACCGTGCTCGTCTCGCTGACCGACCGCTCCGGCCCACCCACCCGCACCGGCCCCTACCTCGCCCGGCTCCACACCCCCGAACGGGGCTGA
- a CDS encoding DEAD/DEAH box helicase, which translates to MTVTLRDRIPAGSTPDAVYEAFLEWSTGRGIELYPAQDEAIIELVSGSHVILATPTGTGKSLVAVAAHAASLARGGRTYYTAPIKALVSEKFFALVDIFGPDAVGMVTGDSSVNPDAPIICCTAEILANTALRLGQDAAVDQVVMDEFHYYGDPDRGWAWQVPLLMLPKAQFLLMSATLGDVSAISADLERRTGRPVSLVAGAERPVPLDFSYARRPVHEVLEGLLENGEAPVYIVHFSQAAALERAQALSSVKITTREQRDEIAAAVGGFRFTTGFGKTLSRLVRAGIGVHHAGMLPRYRRLVETLAQRGLLRVICGTDTLGVGINVPIRTVLITALSKYDGTKMRQVSAREFHQIAGRAGRAGFDTHGSVVVMAPEWEIENAVALAKAGDDAAKRKKIVRKKAPTGVVNWGEGSFERLVAAEPEPLSPQLQPTAAMLINVIGRGGDVFANVRSLVFDNHEPRARQYELARRAIALFRTLVVAEIVVADATGIHLTVDLQPNFALNQPLSPFALAAIDLLSPDDAETGTSHYALDVVSVIESTLDDPRAILAQQQYKARGEAVAAMKRDGVEYDERMALLEEVTWPKPLDELLAQAYETFASSQPWVRDFELSPKSVVRDMFERAMTFGEFVSFYELGRSEGLVLRYLSDAYRAIRQTVPAEARTDDLLDLIEWLGELVRQVDSSLVDEWQALVNPTDEPDAAIVPPAPPSILTNRRAFVVLVRNELFRRVQLAALQDDDALEALDPAVDWPAALDAYYDDHDEILTGGPARSPSLCVIDESETGVWRVEQIIDDPAGDHDWRIRAEVDLAASVEEGIAVVRVSEVVRLG; encoded by the coding sequence ATGACCGTCACGCTGAGGGACCGGATCCCGGCGGGGTCGACACCGGATGCCGTCTACGAGGCGTTCCTCGAGTGGAGCACCGGCCGGGGCATCGAGCTCTACCCCGCGCAGGACGAGGCGATCATCGAACTCGTCTCGGGCTCGCACGTGATCCTCGCCACGCCGACCGGCACGGGCAAGTCGCTCGTCGCGGTCGCGGCGCACGCGGCATCCCTCGCCCGCGGCGGGCGCACGTACTACACGGCGCCGATCAAGGCCCTCGTGAGCGAGAAGTTCTTCGCCCTCGTCGACATCTTCGGGCCGGATGCCGTGGGCATGGTGACCGGCGATTCGTCGGTGAACCCCGACGCCCCGATCATCTGCTGCACCGCCGAGATCCTCGCGAACACGGCGCTCCGTCTCGGGCAGGACGCGGCGGTCGACCAGGTCGTGATGGACGAGTTCCACTACTACGGCGATCCCGATCGCGGCTGGGCGTGGCAGGTGCCGCTGCTCATGCTGCCGAAGGCGCAGTTCCTGCTGATGTCGGCCACGCTCGGCGACGTGTCGGCGATCTCGGCCGATCTCGAGCGGCGCACGGGGCGGCCGGTGTCGCTCGTCGCCGGAGCGGAGCGTCCCGTTCCGCTCGACTTCTCGTACGCGCGCCGGCCGGTGCACGAAGTGCTGGAGGGGCTGCTCGAGAACGGCGAAGCACCGGTCTACATCGTCCACTTCTCGCAGGCCGCCGCCCTCGAGCGCGCACAGGCGCTGTCGAGTGTGAAGATCACCACGCGCGAGCAGCGCGACGAGATCGCCGCGGCGGTCGGCGGGTTCCGCTTCACGACCGGCTTCGGCAAGACCCTCTCCCGACTCGTGCGCGCGGGTATCGGCGTCCATCACGCCGGGATGCTGCCGCGTTACCGCCGGCTCGTCGAGACGCTCGCGCAGCGCGGCCTCCTCCGCGTCATCTGCGGCACCGACACCCTGGGCGTCGGCATCAACGTCCCGATCCGCACGGTGCTGATCACCGCGCTGTCGAAGTACGACGGCACGAAGATGCGGCAGGTGTCGGCGCGCGAGTTCCATCAGATCGCCGGTCGCGCGGGCCGCGCCGGATTCGACACGCACGGCAGCGTCGTCGTGATGGCGCCCGAGTGGGAGATCGAGAACGCGGTCGCCCTCGCCAAGGCCGGCGACGACGCCGCGAAGCGGAAGAAGATCGTCCGAAAGAAGGCGCCGACGGGCGTCGTGAACTGGGGTGAGGGCTCGTTCGAGCGGCTCGTCGCGGCTGAGCCCGAACCGCTGTCGCCTCAGCTGCAGCCCACGGCGGCGATGCTCATCAACGTGATCGGACGCGGCGGCGACGTCTTCGCGAACGTCCGCTCGCTGGTCTTCGACAACCACGAGCCCCGCGCGCGGCAGTACGAGCTGGCGCGGCGCGCGATCGCGCTGTTCCGCACCCTGGTGGTCGCCGAGATCGTGGTGGCGGATGCCACCGGCATCCACCTCACCGTCGACTTGCAGCCGAACTTCGCGTTGAATCAGCCGCTGTCGCCGTTCGCGCTCGCCGCGATCGACCTGCTCTCGCCCGACGACGCCGAGACCGGAACCTCGCACTACGCGCTCGACGTCGTCAGCGTCATCGAGTCGACGCTCGACGACCCGCGGGCGATCCTCGCGCAGCAGCAGTACAAGGCGCGGGGCGAGGCGGTCGCGGCGATGAAGCGCGACGGCGTCGAGTACGACGAGCGGATGGCGCTGCTCGAAGAGGTCACGTGGCCGAAACCGCTCGACGAGCTGCTCGCGCAGGCGTACGAGACGTTCGCGTCGAGTCAGCCGTGGGTGCGCGACTTCGAGCTGTCGCCGAAGTCGGTGGTGCGCGACATGTTCGAGCGGGCGATGACGTTCGGCGAGTTCGTGTCGTTCTACGAGCTCGGCCGGAGTGAAGGGCTCGTGCTGCGGTACCTGTCCGACGCGTACCGTGCGATCCGGCAGACGGTGCCCGCCGAGGCCCGCACCGACGACCTGCTCGACCTCATCGAGTGGCTCGGCGAGCTGGTCCGCCAGGTCGACTCCAGCCTTGTCGATGAGTGGCAGGCGCTTGTGAACCCGACGGATGAGCCGGATGCCGCGATCGTCCCGCCCGCGCCCCCGTCGATCCTCACGAATCGCCGCGCCTTCGTCGTGCTGGTGCGCAACGAGCTGTTCCGCCGGGTGCAGCTCGCGGCGCTGCAGGACGACGATGCGCTCGAGGCGCTCGACCCCGCCGTCGACTGGCCGGCCGCGCTCGACGCGTACTACGACGACCACGACGAGATCCTCACCGGTGGGCCGGCGCGCTCGCCGTCGCTCTGCGTCATCGACGAGTCGGAGACCGGCGTCTGGCGCGTCGAGCAGATCATCGACGACCCGGCCGGCGACCACGACTGGCGCATCCGGGCGGAGGTCGACCTCGCGGCATCCGTGGAAGAGGGCATCGCCGTCGTGAGGGTGTCGGAGGTCGTGCGGCTGGGCTAG
- a CDS encoding LytR/AlgR family response regulator transcription factor — protein sequence MIDVLVADDERPALDELAHLLGADERVGLVLTASSGAEAVRLLSERAVDAAFLDIHMPGLSGLELAAALRGLANPPAIVFVTADDAHAVDAFELRALDYLLKPVRVERLRRAVDRVVELERPADADEVLPVTVGASVRFVHRSDVKWVRAEGDYTRLHTDADAAGSLVRIPISELETRWADAGFVRVHRSYLVHVASVTEIRLGGADPAVWVGEIALPVSRRLLPSVRESLTRRSGP from the coding sequence ATGATCGATGTCCTCGTCGCCGACGACGAGCGTCCCGCACTCGACGAGCTCGCCCACCTTCTGGGAGCAGACGAGCGGGTGGGCCTCGTGCTCACCGCGTCATCAGGAGCGGAGGCGGTCCGGCTGCTCAGCGAGCGGGCGGTGGATGCCGCGTTCCTCGACATCCACATGCCCGGCCTGTCGGGACTCGAGCTCGCCGCCGCGCTGCGGGGCCTCGCCAATCCGCCCGCGATCGTGTTCGTGACCGCCGACGACGCCCACGCGGTCGACGCCTTCGAGCTGCGCGCGCTGGACTACCTGCTGAAACCGGTCCGCGTCGAGCGGCTCCGCCGGGCCGTCGACCGGGTGGTCGAGCTCGAGCGCCCTGCCGACGCCGACGAGGTGCTGCCGGTGACGGTCGGCGCGAGCGTGCGGTTCGTGCACCGCAGCGACGTGAAATGGGTGCGCGCCGAGGGCGATTACACACGGCTCCACACGGATGCCGATGCCGCGGGCAGTCTCGTGCGGATCCCCATCTCGGAGCTCGAGACCCGCTGGGCGGACGCCGGCTTCGTACGCGTGCACCGGTCGTACCTCGTGCACGTGGCATCCGTCACCGAGATCCGCCTCGGCGGAGCGGACCCTGCCGTGTGGGTCGGCGAGATCGCGCTGCCGGTGAGCCGGCGACTGCTGCCGTCCGTGCGCGAGAGCCTCACCCGCCGGAGCGGGCCGTGA
- the recQ gene encoding DNA helicase RecQ, with translation MSDGGWNGDPYADLSWDPDDLVPPEDFDAPPPPDPRYDDYGAAVARATRSAPDAGSPASGRDQFQGAGAPRGAAARTAPPRVPAAPASVLRLERRDHVGDDPVAVLADVFGYPAFRGDQADIVSHVIAGGDAVVLMPTGGGKSITYQVPALVRPGTGLVISPLIALMHDQVDALIANGVRAAFLNSTQSPAERAGVEQALLDGELDLIYVAPERLSVPATTALLQRAQLSVIAIDEAHCVSQWGHDFRPDYLALGDLGERFPGVPRMALTATATRATHTELTERLHLGDARHFVASFDRPNIQYRIEPKVDVRRQLVQFVRSQPEGSAGIVYALSRKSVEQTAEYLRSQGLDALPYHAGLDAGMRARHQSRFLREDGVVMVATIAFGMGIDKPDVRFVAHIDLPKSVEGYYQETGRAGRDGEPATAWMAYGLGDVVQQRRLIEQSPGDRTYKMRMGQHLDAMLALCETVACRRQNLLNYFGQSSDACGNCDTCLTQPDTWDGQVAAQKLLSTIVRLQRERGQAFGAGHLIDILRGGSTERIRQQGHDKLSTYGIGNDLSEQDWRSVVRQLLARGILVAQGEYGVLAVGESGAAVLRGEEAVPLRRDVLGRSGGGSARAKRQSSSDAVPEGDRDLFEALRTWRAGQAKEQGVPAYIVFGDATLRALAEHRPRSVGDLDGITGIGAKKREAYGEAVVAVIAGA, from the coding sequence GTGAGTGACGGCGGCTGGAACGGTGACCCCTACGCCGATCTCTCGTGGGATCCCGACGACCTCGTCCCGCCCGAAGACTTCGACGCGCCGCCCCCGCCCGATCCGCGGTACGACGATTACGGTGCCGCCGTCGCGCGCGCGACGCGTTCTGCACCGGATGCCGGGTCGCCGGCATCCGGCAGAGACCAGTTCCAGGGCGCGGGTGCCCCTCGAGGCGCCGCGGCCCGCACCGCCCCTCCGCGGGTGCCCGCGGCACCGGCATCCGTGCTGCGGCTCGAACGGCGCGACCACGTCGGCGACGATCCGGTCGCCGTGCTCGCGGACGTGTTCGGCTATCCCGCGTTCCGCGGCGACCAGGCCGACATCGTCTCGCACGTGATCGCCGGAGGCGACGCAGTCGTGCTCATGCCCACCGGTGGCGGCAAGTCGATCACCTACCAGGTACCGGCGCTCGTGCGTCCCGGCACGGGCCTCGTGATCTCGCCGCTGATCGCGCTCATGCACGACCAGGTCGACGCGCTCATCGCCAACGGTGTGCGCGCCGCCTTCCTCAACTCCACGCAGAGTCCTGCCGAGCGCGCGGGTGTCGAACAGGCCCTCCTCGACGGCGAGCTCGACCTCATCTACGTCGCGCCGGAGCGGCTTTCGGTGCCGGCCACGACCGCGCTGCTCCAGCGCGCGCAGCTCAGCGTCATCGCGATCGACGAGGCCCACTGCGTGTCGCAGTGGGGCCACGACTTCCGACCCGACTACCTCGCGCTCGGCGACCTCGGCGAGCGGTTCCCGGGCGTCCCGCGCATGGCGCTCACCGCCACCGCGACCCGCGCGACCCACACCGAGCTCACCGAGCGGCTGCACCTCGGCGACGCCCGCCACTTCGTCGCGAGCTTCGATCGCCCGAACATCCAGTACCGCATCGAGCCGAAGGTCGACGTGCGGCGCCAGCTGGTGCAGTTCGTGCGCAGCCAGCCCGAGGGCTCGGCCGGCATCGTCTACGCACTCAGCCGCAAGTCGGTCGAGCAGACCGCCGAGTACCTGCGCTCGCAGGGCCTCGACGCGCTGCCGTACCACGCGGGTCTCGACGCCGGCATGCGTGCCCGTCACCAGTCCCGCTTCCTCCGCGAGGACGGCGTCGTGATGGTCGCGACGATCGCGTTCGGCATGGGCATCGACAAACCCGACGTCCGCTTCGTCGCCCACATCGACCTGCCGAAGTCGGTCGAGGGCTACTACCAGGAGACCGGTCGCGCGGGCCGCGACGGCGAGCCCGCGACGGCGTGGATGGCGTACGGCCTGGGCGATGTGGTCCAGCAGCGACGCCTCATCGAGCAGTCGCCCGGCGACCGCACCTACAAGATGCGCATGGGGCAGCACCTCGATGCGATGCTCGCGCTCTGCGAGACCGTCGCGTGCCGTCGTCAGAACCTCCTGAACTACTTCGGGCAGTCCTCCGACGCGTGCGGCAACTGCGATACGTGCCTCACCCAGCCCGACACGTGGGACGGTCAGGTCGCCGCGCAGAAGCTGCTGTCGACCATCGTGCGCCTCCAGCGCGAGCGGGGTCAGGCGTTCGGTGCGGGGCATCTCATCGACATCCTCCGCGGCGGCTCGACCGAGCGCATCCGCCAGCAGGGGCACGACAAGCTCTCGACCTACGGCATCGGGAACGACCTTTCCGAGCAGGACTGGCGTTCCGTCGTGCGGCAGCTCCTCGCGCGCGGCATCCTCGTCGCACAGGGCGAGTACGGGGTGCTCGCCGTCGGCGAGAGCGGCGCCGCCGTGCTGCGCGGAGAAGAGGCGGTGCCGTTGCGGCGCGACGTGCTCGGTCGCTCGGGCGGCGGTTCCGCGCGCGCGAAGCGGCAGTCCAGCTCGGATGCCGTGCCCGAAGGCGACCGCGACCTGTTCGAGGCGCTGCGCACGTGGCGCGCGGGCCAGGCCAAGGAGCAGGGGGTGCCGGCGTACATCGTCTTCGGCGACGCGACCCTGCGGGCGCTCGCCGAGCACCGGCCGCGGTCGGTGGGAGACCTCGACGGCATCACGGGCATCGGCGCCAAGAAGCGCGAGGCCTACGGCGAGGCCGTCGTCGCCGTCATCGCCGGCGCCTGA
- a CDS encoding type II toxin-antitoxin system VapC family toxin, which translates to MSVTDEQVRTARRAFRDFGRGSGHPAKLNFGDCISYALAAERREPLLYVGDGFAHTDIASALG; encoded by the coding sequence GTGTCGGTCACCGACGAGCAGGTGCGTACCGCGCGACGGGCCTTCCGAGACTTCGGTCGAGGCTCGGGTCATCCCGCCAAGCTCAACTTCGGCGACTGCATCTCATACGCTCTCGCGGCCGAGAGACGCGAGCCGCTCCTCTACGTCGGCGACGGCTTCGCGCACACCGACATCGCGTCCGCACTGGGCTGA
- a CDS encoding DUF1697 domain-containing protein, whose translation MAVHLAFLRAINLGPKRVFPKADIHRVVGEIGFDEIETHLNTGNVRFGTRMRSRPKIEVALERAFARDRGFEVPTIAFSAAEFVQVAADTARLDDEHPGLARHYVYLLKEPLDADRVAEVEARADERGRMIVRGRAAHALLRPGYQDGQIDPLAAANLLGVATNRNANVVRTLAAKWC comes from the coding sequence ATGGCGGTGCACCTCGCGTTCCTCCGGGCGATCAACCTGGGGCCCAAGCGCGTCTTCCCGAAAGCCGACATCCATCGGGTCGTCGGCGAGATCGGCTTCGACGAGATCGAGACGCACCTGAACACCGGGAACGTCCGCTTCGGCACGCGCATGCGCTCGCGGCCGAAGATCGAGGTGGCGCTCGAACGGGCCTTCGCGCGCGACCGCGGGTTCGAGGTGCCGACGATCGCCTTCTCGGCAGCCGAGTTCGTGCAGGTCGCAGCCGACACCGCCCGGCTCGATGACGAGCATCCGGGCCTCGCGCGCCACTACGTGTACCTCCTCAAGGAGCCGCTCGACGCCGACCGTGTCGCGGAGGTCGAAGCGCGTGCCGACGAACGCGGTCGCATGATCGTGCGCGGGCGGGCCGCGCACGCGCTGCTGCGCCCCGGCTATCAGGACGGCCAGATCGACCCCCTCGCCGCCGCGAACCTGCTCGGCGTCGCCACGAATCGCAACGCCAACGTCGTCCGCACCCTCGCGGCGAAGTGGTGCTGA
- a CDS encoding DUF4262 domain-containing protein, whose translation MLSPQEEAWLDQEDAHTAEIIRQHGVYIQSVGGDPSTKEAPFAYTVGLFGTHHPELAIVGLSTGNAGAVLNDVAARVRAGEVLVAGMVLGFGTDWPHRVLVEDVPNPGEIAFAANRYYQRPNEASVPLLQLTYDDRDGRFPTDDGYSNPDWVQPRPGDWRG comes from the coding sequence ATGCTCAGCCCACAGGAAGAAGCCTGGCTCGATCAGGAGGACGCGCACACCGCCGAGATCATCCGGCAGCATGGCGTCTACATTCAGTCCGTCGGCGGCGACCCTTCAACGAAGGAGGCGCCATTCGCGTACACCGTCGGACTCTTCGGCACCCACCATCCGGAGCTCGCGATCGTCGGCCTCAGCACTGGCAACGCCGGTGCCGTGCTGAACGATGTCGCCGCCCGCGTCCGCGCGGGTGAGGTTCTCGTTGCGGGAATGGTGCTCGGCTTCGGGACCGACTGGCCGCACCGCGTCCTCGTCGAGGACGTACCGAACCCCGGGGAGATCGCGTTCGCGGCGAACCGCTATTACCAGCGCCCGAACGAGGCCTCCGTCCCGCTGCTGCAACTCACCTACGACGACCGAGATGGCCGGTTCCCCACCGACGACGGCTACAGCAACCCAGACTGGGTGCAGCCGCGACCCGGCGACTGGCGGGGCTGA
- a CDS encoding sensor histidine kinase, translating into MTDAVVLAALLGGVGGIVLTLLLILARRFARGASGLGSEAEEATYRALHQASLAAPHLRGGLAGADAGRSAKHLRAVLGSRAVVLVVGDVVVARDGQTDGLDAAARRIAAQVRGTGRRRVFPRPDGGDDLEAVGAPIRVDDEIAGVLVAFAAPVRAALVRATGELADWCAAQATIGELDASRTALAEAELRSLRAQISPHFIYNALTAIASFISTDPPRARELVLEFADFTRYSFRRQGEFTTLAEELRSIHSYLELERARFGDRLTVTLRISPETLATVIPFLSVQPLVENAVRHGLEPGERGGTILIASMDAATHTEITVEDDGVGIDPEELHALLTRVSDGAHVGLQNVDTRLRQLYGPDGGLVVETNVGAGTLVRMRIPKSQPHHDSDR; encoded by the coding sequence ATGACCGATGCCGTCGTCCTCGCCGCCCTGCTCGGCGGGGTCGGCGGCATCGTGCTGACGCTGCTGCTGATCCTCGCCCGCAGGTTCGCGCGCGGCGCCTCGGGACTGGGCAGCGAGGCCGAGGAAGCCACCTACCGCGCCCTTCATCAGGCGAGCCTCGCGGCTCCGCACCTGCGGGGCGGTCTCGCCGGCGCCGACGCCGGCCGCAGCGCGAAGCACCTCCGGGCCGTGCTCGGCAGCCGCGCCGTCGTGCTCGTCGTGGGTGACGTCGTCGTCGCGCGCGACGGACAGACCGACGGGTTGGATGCCGCGGCCCGCCGCATCGCGGCGCAGGTCCGCGGCACCGGCCGTCGCCGCGTCTTCCCCCGACCCGACGGCGGTGACGACCTCGAGGCGGTGGGCGCTCCGATCCGCGTCGACGACGAGATCGCCGGAGTGCTGGTCGCGTTCGCCGCGCCGGTGCGCGCGGCGCTCGTGCGGGCGACGGGGGAGCTTGCGGACTGGTGCGCGGCACAGGCGACCATCGGTGAGCTCGACGCCTCGCGCACAGCGCTCGCCGAGGCCGAACTCCGCTCGCTCCGCGCGCAGATCTCGCCGCACTTCATCTACAACGCGCTGACGGCGATCGCCTCGTTCATCTCCACCGACCCGCCTCGCGCCCGGGAGCTGGTGCTGGAGTTCGCCGACTTCACCCGTTACTCGTTCCGCCGGCAGGGGGAGTTCACCACCCTGGCCGAGGAGCTGCGCAGCATCCACTCCTACCTCGAACTCGAGCGGGCCCGGTTCGGCGACCGCCTCACCGTGACGCTGCGGATCTCGCCCGAGACCCTCGCCACCGTGATCCCGTTCCTGTCGGTGCAGCCGCTCGTCGAGAACGCCGTCCGCCACGGTCTCGAGCCGGGGGAGCGCGGCGGGACGATCCTGATCGCCTCGATGGATGCCGCGACCCACACCGAGATCACGGTCGAAGACGACGGCGTCGGGATCGACCCCGAGGAGCTCCACGCGCTGCTGACCCGGGTCTCCGACGGCGCGCACGTCGGGTTGCAGAACGTCGACACCCGCCTGCGCCAGCTGTACGGACCCGACGGGGGACTGGTCGTGGAGACGAATGTGGGCGCGGGTACCCTGGTGCGGATGCGAATCCCGAAGTCGCAGCCCCACCACGATTCAGACCGGTGA
- a CDS encoding GNAT family N-acetyltransferase, whose product MALTIRTPSSADATALADLHVQTWRETYTHLLPEGYFDEAFIRGRHEMWARLTGDAREDLTVRLAEVDGVLVGLAMSGPPQGDDPPRDRQLYFIYVAASAHGTGAGQALLEAVLGDAPALLWVAKQNPRAIAFYRRNGFAFDGVEQLDPGAPAITDLRMVR is encoded by the coding sequence ATGGCCCTGACGATCCGCACGCCGTCTTCTGCGGATGCCACGGCGCTCGCCGACCTGCACGTGCAGACCTGGCGCGAGACGTACACCCATCTCCTGCCGGAGGGGTACTTCGACGAGGCCTTCATTCGGGGCCGGCACGAGATGTGGGCGCGCCTCACCGGAGACGCGCGCGAGGACCTCACGGTGCGGCTCGCGGAGGTGGACGGCGTGCTCGTCGGTCTCGCGATGTCCGGGCCACCGCAGGGCGACGACCCCCCGCGTGACCGCCAGCTGTACTTCATCTACGTCGCGGCATCCGCCCACGGGACCGGTGCCGGGCAAGCCCTGCTCGAGGCCGTTCTCGGTGATGCTCCGGCCCTCCTGTGGGTCGCGAAGCAGAACCCCCGCGCGATCGCGTTCTACCGGCGCAACGGCTTCGCCTTCGACGGCGTGGAACAGCTCGACCCCGGCGCGCCCGCCATCACCGACCTCCGCATGGTCCGCTGA